The proteins below are encoded in one region of Drosophila santomea strain STO CAGO 1482 chromosome 2R, Prin_Dsan_1.1, whole genome shotgun sequence:
- the LOC120444608 gene encoding protein lin-37 homolog: MKTTPKKKEMSLRLRESRREEQKPEPINQPPDDDAESDLPIRGRPSKKLLLQQQQQRQFQVKLEPDVKAVTAGVSGKPSTSSSAAAATGGRIKARRMLYKKNVGGAAAAQKAPGESYVMRLFERSLDLSKYQDGTPLYPICRAWMANQPRNPAVAAFQTDGSFTATKCEENGEEILSQLKSGEMKMLTQLPQPKPTDLPIIPPRLEFSQEEKKREKALEGASAFDLLSSNVNRWKKVRGHWLKHIKKYEKERFEVIDKIMNVVCKN, encoded by the coding sequence ATGAAGACCACGCCGAAGAAGAAGGAGATGTCCCTGCGCCTTCGGGAGTCGCGCCGGGAGGAGCAGAAACCAGAGCCGATCAACCAACCGCCGGACGACGATGCAGAGTCGGATTTGCCCATTCGGGGCCGTCCCTCGAAGaagctgctcctccagcagcaacagcagcgccagTTCCAAGTCAAGCTAGAGCCAGATGTCAAGGCGGTTACTGCGGGCGTCAGCGGAAAGCCGTCGACATCGTCGAGTGCAGCCGCCGCCACCGGAGGACGCATCAAGGCCAGGAGAATGCTCTACAAGAAGAATGTTGGCGGAGCGGCAGCAGCCCAGAAAGCTCCTGGCGAGTCCTACGTGATGCGACTGTTTGAGCGTAGTTTGGACCTTTCCAAATACCAGGATGGGACTCCTTTGTACCCCATATGCCGCGCCTGGATGGCGAATCAACCCAGGAATCCCGCTGTGGCCGCTTTTCAAACAGATGGTTCTTTTACGGCCACCAAATGTGAGGAAAACGGCGAGGAGATCCTGTCCCAATTGAAAAGCGGCGAGATGAAGATGCTCACGCAGCTGCCGCAGCCAAAGCCCACGGATCTACCCATAATTCCGCCTCGTCTGGAGTTTAGCCAGGAGGAAAAGAAGCGGGAGAAGGCTCTGGAAGGAGCAAGTGCTTTCGATTTGCTTTCCTCGAATGTTAACCGCTGGAAGAAAGTGCGCGGCCACTGGCTGAAGCATATCAAGAAATACGAAAAGGAGCGCTTTGAAGTTATTGACAAGATTATGAACGTGGTCTGCAAGAACTGA